TTTGATTGGTTACTACATCACCGCGACTGGTATCAGGTAAGTCAATAACGAGTCGCGTGGGATCAGAAACCAATTGCGCTCTTGGTTGTACTCCCTCAGCCGTACGAAAAGTGAGCCGATTTTGATTTTCATTAAATTGCCAAGAGGCGAGTCTTCCTCCGGCTTGTGCAGGACCTGTTGCTAGCCCAGTTGCCACTAAAGAACCTATTAATAACCAATGCAGTTTCACGAGTCTTTCTCCTCACACACAAGTTTGCCCCATAAGAATCAATTTATTCGGGAATATAGCATAACCGTTAACCATTAACAGATCAGTTTATCCCAACACAGCTAAAAATTTTTTATTTCATGTTCCCTCCTGTTTAGACGCTTCTGCTTCGGAAGGTTCTGGAAACACTACTCGCAGAAAAGGTGGTGCAATAAATGTTGTGAGAATCACCATAACAATAATCGCTGCTTCCGTTGATGGGGAAAGTGCCCCGCTAGCAGAACCAACGCCAGCAAAGACTAAACCAACTTCACCACGAGGAACCATGCCCACGCCAATAGCAAGTTTATTAATTTCCGAAGCACCAAAGATGGTATAGCCTGCGATTGTTTTACCAATAATTGCCACTACAATCAGAAACGCGGCTAAAATTAAGCCCTCACGGTTACTAGGAACAGCAGGATTTAATACTCCTAAGTCCGTTCTTGCCCCAACACAAACAAAGAAAACTGGAACTAAAATATCGGCAACTGGAACGACCTGTTCCTCTAATTCTTTCCGTTTTTCTGTTTCTGCTAACACTAATCCAGCCGCAAATGCGCCTAAAATTGCTTCTAACTCAATGGCGGTGGCAACATAAGCAAGGGCAAAGGCAAAAACCAGAGCCGTTAATAATAATTCGCCACGGGTTTTCATTTCGTTAACCATGCCTACGAGAAAGGGACTGATAAAACGCCCAATAATAATCGTTCCTACTAGAAACGCAGCGGCACTCACGACGAGGTAAAGAATATTTGTAATCTCAATGTTACCGGTTTTAATTAAGCTGGCAACCACTGCTAGGATAATAATCCCTAGTACATCATCAATTACCGCTGCGCCAATAATAATCTGTCCTTCTTTAGAGTTCAGTTGTCCTAATTCGGCTAAAACT
This window of the Euhalothece natronophila Z-M001 genome carries:
- a CDS encoding cation:proton antiporter, which gives rise to MIVSLLSLATAITEITPFWLVATAEEESAEPEGSIILAGVLLSLVAIYIASKIGGELCSRINLPPVLGELVGGVVIGTSVLGLLVFPEAGATAEDSLIMAFLEQTTALEPGTAEAVFEAQGEVITVLSELGVVILLFEIGLESDLKELLRVGPQAAAVAITGVVAPFVGGTAGLYYGFGVPAIPAIFAGAALTATSIGITAKVLAELGQLNSKEGQIIIGAAVIDDVLGIIILAVVASLIKTGNIEITNILYLVVSAAAFLVGTIIIGRFISPFLVGMVNEMKTRGELLLTALVFAFALAYVATAIELEAILGAFAAGLVLAETEKRKELEEQVVPVADILVPVFFVCVGARTDLGVLNPAVPSNREGLILAAFLIVVAIIGKTIAGYTIFGASEINKLAIGVGMVPRGEVGLVFAGVGSASGALSPSTEAAIIVMVILTTFIAPPFLRVVFPEPSEAEASKQEGT